Within the Pan troglodytes isolate AG18354 chromosome 2, NHGRI_mPanTro3-v2.0_pri, whole genome shotgun sequence genome, the region CCCATCTCCCGCACATGTCTAGTCAAATCTTTtggtcattttttaattgagtcgTTAGTCTTCTTATTTTTGTCATCAGAGTTCTTTAGATATCCtgaatttaaattgtttattagatatacattttgcaattttttccctAGTCTgtggcttttcattttcttaatgtccCTCAGAAGGAGTTTGGGAAGGGAAGTAATATGACCAGATTTGCACACACATACAGCTGCCCTACCTGCTATGTGGAGAATGGACTGGAGGGGTCAGGACTGGATTGGGGCATCCTGTTAGGAGGCTGTTGGGTGATCCAAGTGAGAGATGATGGCAGTTTGGATGGAGAAGCAACAGAAGGGATGGAGAAAAGCAGCTCCATACAGGGGGTGTATAGAAGGTAGGACTGAGAGGGCATGCACTCCACACATTATAGATTTTCAACAGGGGAACAGAAAGGAGGCCTCCCCAAACTCATGCACAgcacacattattattattctttctagCAGTGAAACTCCATTCATTTGTGGGATTTACATATTTGATAATTTGGAAATGTAGGACAAGATGAATTTGAAGATTCCCTCTAGTCCTCATAGTCTGTGGTGCCATGAACAATCCTCTATGAGGTTATTTCAACAATACTAAAATACTCTGAGGCGTGTGCCTAGATGCATTATTACAGATTGTTTATTAGTCACATATGTATATCTATAATGCCAATTTTTGATCCAGGAAAATAACTTCATGACTGAAACTGAACACAATCTATGCATGAAGATCCTTGCAGAAAGGGAGGGCAGAAATACTGTTAGCCTAGAAAGTGTGAGGATGGGGATAAGGAAATTCATATTCATGTATTAACCCAATTACCAAATGTACCTTGCAAATCTGGAGCGCTGTTGGTTTAACATGGGATTTCACATCATTCCGTCCCAAGTGACACAGACagtattataaatgaaaaatccTTTCCTCAGGCTAGGATACAGAGCTCCTCTCATTTGGGCAGTACATGCTATCACAGGAGAACCTTTATTTAAGGCTGGAAATTCTATTTACTCAGGAGCCCAAAccactgtttttctgttcttgcaaaataaacaaaacacccTGGCAAagcagatgcagaaaagacccgagggaacggaaaggaatgtaGAATCAGGTATGCAGGTCAGTGTCAACACAATAAATCAGGAGCACAGCAGTGATACATATTTCTCTTCTGATGCTAAAAAAAGGAGGCTACATGAATCAATGAGATAAAGTGAGAGTACAGAAATTAagatatataatgttttatttatatatgtatttaatgaagtaggttttgttgttttattttagaaagagacAACATAAAGGCTCAGAAATGGATGTTTTGCCTGGTAGGGGCTGCATGATGCACACATGGATCAGGGAGATGATGACATCACCTCCAGACTGGTTGGACTTGGTGCCCTGAGCCTATGGAAAGCCTGGACAGGGGCATGGGGGCTTCAGACACCTGCTGTCAGGTGCATGATGCAATAAGGTACCCCTTCTCCAGGAAGTGATGATGAATCCAGCTCAGCATGCTGCACATTTTGGCCTCTTCTTCCTCAAGGCCTTTGCATGTGATGTTCCCTCTTCCTGAAAGCCAGCTGCCTCCACCCATCCCCAGATCTTGTGAACTCACCCTTCAGGTCCCAAATACATTGTCACTTCCCTTCTGTCTACACTGTCATCAGGGCAAATGGCAAATCCATTTTGTAGAGTCAAAACCTTGTATAATTTTGAAGGCCCTTTtccagaaataagaataaaaattattgatttgaAATTAGAGATCCATATAATTAGGGCCCTTTCTGGGACCCTGGAAACAAAGATTCTCTGCCCCTGGGGAGCTTCCAGTCTGGCTAGACATGCACTGGATCCAAAGAAGGCTGGGTAGGCTGAAGTCAGACGCACTCAGAGTCTTAGAAAACCAGAACTAGAAGATAATTTAGAGGTGTCTGATTAAACCTCCCATTTTAGAGGCAGGGAAATGGAGGCTCACAGTGGGGGAAGGGAGTTagtcaaagtcacacagcttgcTGTGGCAGCTTTTGGACAAGGCTGTCTGATTCCTATCCCCCTGGATTCTCAGGGTCCTTAGGGACCTCTTGGAGTGCAGAGTTCATTTAGGGTGAGGAATGGCTGGCAGCTTCAGTGGTTGCAGGGATCAAAATCTGCTCCCCACCCTGACCTTGCTGGATCCAGAAAATCCTGATTTCCTACTTCACTTCATGACACATATGCAAACACTGAGATGTTTTGCGGGGGGAGAAAATAGATTCTTCCTAACGGGCCCTTTGTTTTTCTGCATGACTAAACCTGTAGCAAGGATGAACCAGAGTAAAACCATGGAGACGTAAATTCTGAATGCATTCAGTCATGTGGTCAGCAAGTATAATGAGTAAACCCAAACATAATTAGGCCAATCAAAACCTTTCCCTAATTTGGTAACGGAATGACAAATCCTACATGCACATGAGGCCCCTGTTCTAATATTTCAGAGACCTACCTGAAAAGAGCTATCGGCCCAGTGGTTTCTTTTAGAAGGCCGTTTGTGTGGCACCAAAAAGCAATTGCTTCCTCCATTCCTACTACCTGGAAACACAAACTTTTAAATTCATGCCAGTTCAATTGGAACAGTAGCAAATTTCATGAAGCAGCTAAAAAGAAGAGCAACAGCTGGTACATCAGGCATTAATAAtataacaaaggaagaaaaaagagaaatttttcaTTAGTACTTTTTGATGTCAATTTATTATTTATCCCTTTGCCAGTATTCAAACAGACAGGCAgtcataaaacattaaaaaagatcCTTTAAAACGGTCAGGCATCTGTTTTACCTCAGTTCCTTTTTAGAAACCTGGAAATCAGGAGCCCCGGCTTTTATGCTATAGCAAGTTTGACACTTGCTGTATCAAAAATATTGCTTGAGGATCACTACGTAGAAAgagttttgtttaaattttatgaaaGGCTGGTTAGGCAGGCAGACAATGGTTTGTAAGGCAAGATCCAGTGTAAATCAGCAATGTGCTGTTTCCAACTGTTTGACTCCTCAGTTCATATTCTGAAACCAGGGCGTTGACAAAACCCACTGTTCAGTAATTAGCATCCTGTCAAATCTTTCCAATCAAGACTAGCATGCTGCACCTGGTCCTAGTTAAAAAACACATTGTGGGCAATTCTGATCTGACCCTCAGGGGCCGCTGCCATGCTCAGAACTGCATTCAGCGTGCATGCCATAATTACCATCCACACAAAATAAGTAGACCTCCTTGTCCAGCAGCTCTGAGAGATTCTGCCTAATCCTAATGACCTGCCACACCATTTTAACTTCTTTGATAAATGTCTATCCTTGTGATTTAGACCTTTCCTCTCCTGTAAAGAAGGTATCTCTTCCTGGGACAGAAGACTCCTCAGAAGTAGAATCACTgtagaaataaagcaaatgaaaaatggaGAAGCAAAAACCAAAGTAAAACAGAAACCTTAACAGCCCTCTCCCCAGCAGGAGCTTGTTGGAGGAGGTGTGGATGCTGAGTCCCCCCTCCCTAGCATGTCTTGCCCTCAGTGCTCTGGGTGCTTTTGCCTTTCCAGGTACTGCCCTTGGTGTAGAGGCCATGGTCCTTGATGTAGGTGATGACAGCATCGGGAATCAGGTACTTTACGCTCTGCCCTTGGCCCAAGGCTCGCCTGACGTATGTGGCACTGATCTCATTCTGCACAGGCTCCTTGGCCAGGTGAATGTTGTGCTGGTGCATCCGTAGGATGGGAGATTCTGCGATGTAACCTTTTGGGTCGTGACCTACTCGGCCCACGCACACCAAGCCAAACTTCTCCACTATTTCCTGGATGTGCGCATCCTTCCAGAGGTTGGGGGTCTGGAAGGTCTTCAAGACGTCTGCCCCGCAGAGAAGCTTCAGCTCAGGCACAGCTGCAAAAACAAGGACGGACCCAGTAAAGTTAGAGAGAGGTCACTGCCAGGAAAGACAACATCATATTCTATTGGAAAGTCTCACAAAATGCTTTTCTTGGAATGTATCGAGAACTCAGTGTCTCCATGTTCATGacttgaaaagaaaaagcatgtaAATGAATCTGCAGCCATTTCAGGGAATACAGTTGTAACTAATGATTTAATCAATACACCTTTTGTTTAATATTGGAAAAGTGCCAAGGAAtacgattttttttcttttcagtgttcTAACAGAAGTCTGTCTGTGGTTGCTTTGGACCAAGGCAGAGTGCTCTAAAGGTGGCTGTGCTGTACCCAGTACTGTGTCTTCTGATAGAAGGTAAGGTTCTGAAAGCTCTGAGACCAACAAGCCGTgggccttggacaagtcactgcCTTATTTGAAATCCATTTCAGCCCTTGTGTTACTAGGAACTAGTACCTGgcacttttatataaaaatctcaCTATAAAGATTAATTATAAAGGCTCTTTGGATAAACAAAAGGTCTCTAAGACTCCAACTGGTGGCCTTTTCATTGCAGTTTCCAATAAAACAAAGCTCTAGAACAATGCTTAATGTGGATAATCCTTTGGAATGTGTTCTAACAGAATGCTAATTGTgataatgaaataatacataacATTTATTGGGAGATTACTATGGGCACTACTACTAAGCTCTTTATGTGTATAATACCGTATGCACCCCAGAACAATTTATGAGGTGAGTATTGTTGTTCCCATTTTATGGAGGGGgcaactgaggcagagagagataagtgacttgcctgaggtcactcaGTTAGGCAGATAAGTCAGGTGTCAAACCCAGGCAGCCATCCTCCAGGTGTGGCATTTGTAACTGCTGGGTTCTGCTGCTGCCTGCTGGTGGAAATCTGTACTTGCATTATACTGGAGAAGCCCTTCCTAGAGTCCCAGACTGATTTTCCTGGAACTATCCGTGTCCCTCTTGGTGAGCTAATCAGCAAAGGAAATCCAAGTCTATGCTAGAAACAAGCTGCAGGGTCTCTGATTCTTCCAGAAGCTGATCCCAGCTTCAGTAAATGGCAAAGACTGGGGTCCCAGAGTACTGGCCCCTGTCAATCACCACAAAGTCTGAGTAAAGAGAGGCTCCAGGGCTACCATACTGGAGAAAAACTTGTGTAAATGGTCAGTTTAGGATCCTCTCAGGTGGAACCTTTGAAGGAATCCAAATGTGGACCAGAGAGATGAGTTCACACAAAAGCACTGGAGCAACTGTGGAATGGAAAGTGAGAGACTGGAGGTGTCATGGAGAAGTCTGAGTCCTGGCCTCAACTGGGCACAGGCTGCTGTGCGGCCGGAGCCAAGACCTTTCTCTGGGTATCAGTTTCCCCATCCATGAGATGATGAGCTCTAGACTCATTTAAAGCAACATATGCAATCACAGAAACACACTTTTCAAATGCTCTAGCGGCATAATACTGGTCTAGTAAACGATATTCAAACATTCCTTCATTCATGCATGTATGAACTCTTAGTGGTTACAAACTAAGACTCTAGAGCCAGACACCTTACACCCAAATTCTGGTTCTGCTGTTCAATACCTCATGTGATCTCAactttaaaatgaggatattacccttcatttattcattcattcacttatccaTTTACTCATTTATCTATCACTCTATTCATAGAAACACCCACTCAACATTTATGAACTGTCTCCCAGTGTCTGGCCTTTTTAAACCAATAAAACAGCATTTAACAATTATTCAGTAACTCATACTTTTCACTAATTTGGGCTGGTCCCATTGCTCacaacacatatgtatatttgaaCGGTTCTGCATCTGTGAAGTTTTACTCCAATTTCTTATCTATCCAACCAGTGTAGTATAAAGGAGAACAGTGTTTGGTCTTTCAAACAATTAGGTAGTTTTATGTGGTCTTCCTATGGGGGAGGTACTATGATGTGCATTTCATTCCAGGATTTGCTGGGACCTGGGACACACCCCCTCTCTTCCTACAGGTCAGAGAACAGAGAAGATACCACCTCCTTTTTCCAATAGATTTTTTTGTGGGGACAATTTCTGCATGTCAGTTTCAACATTGGGTACCGTTTGATTCATTAACAATGACAGTAAGGAATACTATTCACTTTGAGCCTTGCCTAGAAGGAACAAGGGCCCACACCTCCCCTGCCCCCCAAATCAAAGGCATGTCTGTGAGGCTGGTGGTGCCTGTTATTTCATGACGACAATACCATGTGATAGATCACTTCTCGGGCAACATGGGCCTCAGACTTCTAATTCCTGGCAGTCCTGTCTTCAGGGCTCACAAACGCATTCACACATCTCTTCCAAATCCATTTACAACACTGTTACAAAATTTTTAGACCGAGTGACTCTATCCAAGTCCTAAGTATGTAACTCCAGGGTGTAGTATAAAGAAATCAATATGATTTCTCCTAACAGTGATAcagatacataaacaaatgggatgTCCATAGGCATTCTGGGGGCAGTGTGCTCTACCTTTGAGTAGCTAAGGGCTTTGAAAGGTAGATAAAGCTGAAATTTACATAGACTGTGAGGGAAGTGCCACTAGGATCTTTGAAAGTTTGGTTGTCCTAAGTCTGTGAGATCAAAGAACACTAATCTTGAGGTCAGTCAGCTCTGGGTTCAACTTTAAATCTGCTGGTACCCTCAGGAAAATTACTTAGCCTATGGGCCTGTttcttcagccataaaatggggatagtaaagCTTTCTTTGGAAGTTATGGGAATTGAGTGATGGAGAGAATGCAATGTAAATTTCCTGTCTGGCGCAGCATGTGaacactgccaccaacagtgaTGTCTGTCATGgtacctcacagacacactcagaaatgtGGGACTTCTGGGTCTGAAGAGGACATGAGAGATGAAGCATCTGACAGGCAGCACCTAAATTTACCACACAAGGCCACCTTGGAACATTCAGTATAAAACGGAAACAGATAAAGGGCCTGCTCTTTTGGGAGAGGGAATCCTCTGAATGTGGCTGAGCTGTGCTTCGTTCCATCAGCCATGGGTGGGCGCCACCTTCACAAAAGACAGACAGAGTCAGCTGTTAAAGAACTGAAGGCATCATCCATCCCAAAGTGTCACACCCAAGCAGCCCAGAATGTAGCAATCCATATGACTCTGGGTGAGCCCAAGGAGGCCTGCAAATCATAGAAGTGATGGGCAAAGCAAGGCTCTGGCAGCCAGAAATTGCTGAGCTCATCACGTAATTTGCAACCCCAGAGCATAAAAGCACACCAATAAAATACGCAGCACACAAAATGGTCCTTTAGAAATATGTCACTAGTAACACACATGCCATCTAATCAAGAGCCAAACTTATGCTGAGAAAAATTCCACCTTCCTGTTTTTAATTGCTCTACATTTTACCCCAATTACAAACATCAAACTGTGTTCTTTATGGAATGTATGGAAAATATGTAAGTATTTAAAgcagaaataacaacaacaatattaATTCTGCTTTCTACAAAACACCATCAGTTTTTAGTGTATTTCCTTAGTCTTTTCTATTTAGACATGCTAACAGATGGGAAGTATagtcatatttttatatacttaagaTTATATGCAGTATTGTATCCTGATTTTTTTCCACTTCCTTCATAAGTGTTTCTCCACATCATCAAAACCTTTTATGTAGTTTCTTTATGCTATGTATACAGTATAATTTAGGTATACTTTCCTTTATATTTAAACATTGATATTGCTTTTACTTCCTGCCATTGTAAAAACTGTTGTGATAAACATCTTTCTGCATAAATCTTTGTCCCAATCTCTAATTATTTCCTTAGCCAGATTCCTAGAATGGGAATTTATCAAGCAAAGAgtgcaaagatttttaaagtccCTGATATGTTTTGGTAAACTGAAaaacatagttttctttttttaaaaattttattattattgtactttaagttttagggtacatgtgcacaacgtgcaggtttgttacatatgtatacatatgccatgttggtgtgctgcacccattaactcgtcatttagcattaggtatatctcctaatgctatccctccccccttcccccaccccacaacagtcccactgtgtgatgttccccttcctgtgtccatgtgttcttattgttcaattcccacctacgagtgagaacatgcggtgtttggttttttgtccttgtgatagtttgctgagaatgatggtttccagtttcatccatgtccctacaaaggacatgaactcatcattttttatggctgcatagtattccatggtgtatatgtgccacattttcttaatccagtctatcgttgttggacatttgggttggttccaagtctgctattgtgaatagtgccgcaataaacatacgtgtgcatgtgtctttatagcagcatgatttataatcctttgggtatatacccagtaatgggatggctgggtcaaatggtatttctagttctagatccctgaggaatcgccacagtgaattccacaatggttgaactagtttacagtcccaccaaagTGTAAAATTCtccctatttctccacctcctctccagcacctgttgtttcctgactttttaatgattgccattctaactggtgtgagatggtatctcattgtggttttgatttgcatttctctgatggccagtgatgatgagcattttttcatgtgttttttggctgcataaatgtcttcttttgagaagtgtctgttcatatcctttgcccactttttgatggagttgtttgtttttttcttgtaaatttgtttgagttcattgtagattctggatattagccctttgtcagatgagtaggttgcaaaaattttctcccattctgtaggttacctgttcactctgatggtagtttcttttgctgtgcagaagctctttagtttaattagatcccatttgtcaattttggctttcgttgccattgcttttggtgttttagacatgaagtccttgcccatgcctatgtcctgaatggtaatgcctaggttttcttctagggtttttatggttttaggtctaacatttaagtctttaatccatcttgaattaatttttgtataaggtgtaaggaagggatccagtttcagctttctacatatggctagccagttttcccagcaccatttattaaatagggaatcctttccccattgcttgtttttgtcaggtttgtcaaagatcagatagttgtagataggtggcattatttctgagggctctgttctgttccattggtctatatctctgttttggtaccagtaccatgctgttttggttactgtagccttgtagtatagtttgaagtcaggtagcatgatgcctccagatttgttcttttggcttaggattgacttggcaatgcgggctcttttttggttccatatgaactttaaagtagttttttccaattctgtgaagaaagtcattggtaggttgatggagatggcattgaatctataaattaccttgggcagtatggccattttcatgatattgattcttcctacccatgagcatggaatgttcttccatttgtttgtatcctcttttatttcattgagcagtggtttgtagctctccttgaagaagtccttcacatcccttgtaagttggattcctaggtattttattctctttgaagcaattgtgaatgggagttcactcacgatttggctttttgtctgttattggtgtataagaatgcttgtgatttttgtacattgattttgtatcctgagactttgctgaagttgcttatcaaattaaggagattttgggctgagacgatggggttttctagatatacaatcatgtcatctgcaaacagggacaatttgacttcctcttttcctaactgaataccctttatttccttctcctgcctgattgccctgaccagaacttccaacactatgttgaataggagtggtgagagagggcatccctgtcttgtggcagttttcaaagggaatgcttccagtttttgcccattcagtatgatattggctgtgggtttgtcatagatagctcttattattttgagatacatcccatcaatacctaatttattgagagtttttagcatgaagtgttgttgaattttgtcaaaggccttttctgcatctattgagatttggttctgtttatatgctggattacatttattgatttgcgtatgttgaaccagccttgcatcccagggatgaagcccacttgatcatggtggatatgctttttgatgtgctgctggattcggtttgccagtattttattgaggatttttgcatcgatgttcatcaaggatattggtctaaaattctctttttttgttgtgtctctgccaggctttggtatcaggatgatgctggcctcataaattgagttagggaggattccctctttttctattgattgcaatagtttcagaaggaatggtactagctcctctttgtacctctgatagaatttggctgtgaatccatctggtcctggactttttttggttggtaagctattgattattgcctcaatttcagagcctgttattggtctattcagagattcaacttcttcctggtttagtcttgggagggtgtatgtgtccaggaatttatccatttcttctggattttctagtttatttgcatagaggtgtttatagtattctctgatggtagtttgtatttctgtgggatcggtggtgatatcccctttatcattttttattgcatctatttgattcttctctcttttcttctttattagtcttgctagtggtctatcaattttgttgatcttttcaaaaaaccagctcctggattcattacttttttgaagggtttttttgtgtctctatttccttcagttctgctctgattttagttatttcttgccttctagcttttgaatgtgtttgctcttgcttttctagttcttttaattgtgatgttagggtgtcaattttggatctttcctgctttgtcttgtggcctttagtgctataaatttccctctacacactgctttgaatgtgtcccagagattctggtatgttgtgtctttgttctagttggtttcaaagaacatctttatttctgccttcatttcattatttacccagtagtcattcaggagcaggttgttccggttttgagtgagtttcttaatcctgagttctagtttgattgcactgtggtctgagggacagtttgttataatttctgttcttttacatttgctgaggagtgctttacttccaactatgtggtcaattttggaataggtgtggtgtggtgctgaaaagaatgtatattctgttgatttcaggtggagagttctgtagatgtctattaagtctgcttggtgcagagctgagttcaattcctgggtatccttgttaactttctgtctcgttgatctgtctaatgttgacagtggggtgttaaagtctcccattattattgtgtgggagtctaagtctctttgtaggtcactaaggacttgctttatgaatctgggtgctcctgtattgggtgcatatatatttaggatagttagctcttcttgttgaattgatccctttaccatgatgtaatggccttctttgtctcttttgatctttgttggtttaaagtctgttttatcagagactaggattgcaacccctgcctttttttgttccatttgcttggtagatgttcctccatccctttattttgagcctatgtgtgtctctgcccgtgagatgggtttcctgaatacagcacactgatgggtcttgactctttatccaatttaccagtctgtgtcttttaattggagcatttagccaatttacatttaaagttaatattgttatgtgtgaatttgaacctgtcattatgatgttagctggttattttgctcgttagttgatgccgtttcttcctagccttgatgatctttacaatttggcatgattttgcagtggctggtaccagttgttcctttccatgtttagtgcttccttcaggagctcttttagagcaggcctggtggtgacaaaatctctcagcatttgcttgtctgtgaagggttttatttctccttcacttatgaagcttagtttggctggatatgaaattctgggttgaaaattcttttctttaagaatgttgaatattggtctccactctcttctggcttgtagagtttctgccgagagatcagctgttagtctgatgggcttccctttgagggtaacccgacctttctctctggctgcccttaacattttttccttcatttcaactttggtgaatctgacaattatgtgtcttggagttgctcttctcgagaagtatctttgtggtattctctgtatttcctgaatttgaatgttggcctgccttgctagactggggaagttctcctggataatatcctgcagagtgttttccaacttggttccattctccccgtcactttcaggcacaccaatcagacgtagatttggtcttttcatatagtcccatatttcttggaggctttgttcgtttctttttactctttttcctctaaacttctcttatcgtttcatttcattcatttcatcttccatcactgataccctttcttccagttgattgcatcggctcctgaggcttctacATTCATCAGGtagctctcgtgccttggttttcagctccatcaggtcctttaaagACTTCtgtgcattggttattctagttatccattcatctaattttttttcaaagattttaacttctttgccatt harbors:
- the NMNAT3 gene encoding nicotinamide/nicotinic acid mononucleotide adenylyltransferase 3 isoform X1 gives rise to the protein MKSRIPVVLLACGSFNPITNMHLRMFEVARDHLHQTGMYQVIQGIISPVNDTYGKKDLAASHHRVAMARLALQTSDWIRVDPWESEQAQWMETVKVLRHHHSELLRSPPQMEGPDHGKALFSTPAAVPELKLLCGADVLKTFQTPNLWKDAHIQEIVEKFGLVCVGRVGHDPKGYIAESPILRMHQHNIHLAKEPVQNEISATYVRRALGQGQSVKYLIPDAVITYIKDHGLYTKGSTWKGKSTQSTEGKTC
- the NMNAT3 gene encoding nicotinamide/nicotinic acid mononucleotide adenylyltransferase 3 isoform X4, which gives rise to MKSRIPVVLLACGSFNPITNMHLRMFEVARDHLHQTAVPELKLLCGADVLKTFQTPNLWKDAHIQEIVEKFGLVCVGRVGHDPKGYIAESPILRMHQHNIHLAKEPVQNEISATYVRRALGQGQSVKYLIPDAVITYIKDHGLYTKGSTWKGKSTQSTEGKTC
- the NMNAT3 gene encoding nicotinamide/nicotinic acid mononucleotide adenylyltransferase 3 isoform X2 encodes the protein MYQVIQGIISPVNDTYGKKDLAASHHRVAMARLALQTSDWIRVDPWESEQAQWMETVKVLRHHHSELLRSPPQMEGPDHGKALFSTPAAVPELKLLCGADVLKTFQTPNLWKDAHIQEIVEKFGLVCVGRVGHDPKGYIAESPILRMHQHNIHLAKEPVQNEISATYVRRALGQGQSVKYLIPDAVITYIKDHGLYTKGSTWKGKSTQSTEGKTC